The genome window GAAATCTTCTCTATTTTTTAGCAGGAATGTGATGGGTAGACACAAGGAGGGGGTAATGAGAGAACTGCAAGGGATGAAGTAGCTGGAACAAAGCAGGTATTTGGGACTGCCTATGGTCATTGGGAGATCCAAAAGGCTGACTTTTGAGTTTATTAGGCACAAAACATTAGATAGGTTGAAGGGGTGGAAAGATAAATTGTTGAGCCAGGCTGGTAAAGAAGTGTTGCTCAAGTCAGTCCTCATGGCTTTGCCTATCTATGTAATGTCATGTTGTATGATACCTAAGGACTTGTGCAGGAAGATTAGCTCTGAGATAGCAAAGTTCTGGTGGGGTCAAAAGGAGAAGGAGTAGAGAATTCACTGGTTGAGCTGGGGAAAGTTGGCAGAGGAGAAGGGTGATGGGGGTTTAGGCTTTAGGGAGCTGCATGAGTTCAATTTGGCTTTGTTGACAAAGCAGCTCTAGAGGATCTTAACCAGGCCAAACTTGCTGATGAGCAAGGTCATAAGGGCAAGGTATTTTAAAGGGACTTCAATTTGGACAATGAAGTGCCATGGTACAGATTCCTGGTACTGGAGAAGTTTATTGAGGGCGAGGGAATTACTCGAGGAGGGGGTAAGGAAACGAGTGGGGAATGGAAAGTCAATTGATATTTGGGAGGATAGGTGGTTACCAGACACGGAGGGTGGGGGAGTAAAAACTCCAAGAACTGAGGGGGTGGCTGTTCAGAGGGTAAGTGATCTTATAAACGATGGCAAGTGGGATAGGGAGCTGATTGCACAGGTTTTTGATGAGAATGAAAGGAAGGAAATACTGAGGATACCTCTGAGTGTATGTAACATGAAAGATAGGATATGTTGGAGCAAGTCTAGTACGGGTGAATATATAATAAAGTCAGGTTATAAGTTGGCAAAATGCATTAAAAAGAAGGTGGCTTATGTCAGGAGAAATGCTGAATCAAGCTGCAATAGGAGATGTTTAGCTCAGAGCTGGAGCTTCCTTTGGGGGTTGAACTTAAGATAGAAGCTGAAGCATTTCATCTGGAAATGCCTACAAGATATCCTGCCAGTGAATGCAATTATAAAAGCAAGGTGCTCTAAGGGGGATCATATGTGCAACTGTTGTGGGGAACATCCAGAGACTATTGAGCACTTGCTGTTCTTTTGTGACCATGCCAAGGCTATCTGGGAAGTGGCACCAGTAAGTTGGGAGGGGCTGGAGACCTACAGGGATAAATTCTGGCACTGGTGGGAGGAGCTGAGGGATGCAGTGCATGGGGAGAAGGGACAGGAGCGGATTGCTGTGATTGTTAATCTGTTATGGCAGATATGGAAGTCAAGGAATGTGAGACAGTTCAAAGCTAAAGCCAGGGATCTTATGGGAGTGGTTCAGAAAGCTATTGGGGAATGGAGGGATTACCAGGAGGTTCAAGTGGAGAAAGGAGACCCAATCAGAGCTAGAGGGGTAGGGAAGGAGAAGCTGAGTGCATGGCAGGAACCAAGTGAGGCATGGGTGAAGATAAACTCTGATGCAGCTGTTCAACAAAACAAGGAGAAAGCAGGTTGGGGATTGGTGGCAAGGACCTGGCGGAAGGAAGTAGTGGGAGATTGGGCAGTGCTGGGCACAAACTACTCAACCCCAAAGATGGACGAAGCGTTGGCTTTAAGAGCAGCAATGATGATGGCCAAACAACAAGGGTGGAGGAGGGTAGAGTTTGAATCAGATTGTAAGCATGTTATTGATACAGTAAATAGCGGGGAAGATGATGTAGATATTGCAACTGTGCTCTCAGATATAAAAAGACTGAAGCTCAATTTTTATGAATGTTGCTTTTCCTTCACTAGAAGGATAAGCAACTCTGTTAGTCACCATATAGCAAAGTTTGCTATAAATCTGAAAGAAACTGCTAAATAGAGGTCAGACTTTCTAGCTTGGTTGCTTGAATTGGTTCAGGCAGACTGTAGGGGCAGTTGCTCCAAAGATTGTAATCTGGTTtagtttatgaaaaaaaaaaaactctaaccCTCATCGCCATCACCATCATCGTCATCATCTCCTTCGTTGCTAACTGCTTGCCTGGCGTAGCCCATCACCAGTGATTTTGTAGTAGGGTAGTGTTGGATGACCCTCCCTCTTATTTCCTGATCCTTCTTGTCTGTTTATTTTCCCTTTCCTAGATTCTCTCCCTACCATTTTTAGGCCGTGAATTCTGATTTTATTGCAATTTTAGCCACAAAAGCCTTAACTTGCAACTTAGTTTTTCCTTtataaaatcaccataaataAACTTCACTAACACTAACCTTaacaaactcaagaaaaattaCATGAACTGTAATAactttataaataatggtcCTATATGAACATACTTTTGGGTAATTTACACTTTATAGAAGAATTTACCAAATTTCTCTAAAATTTAATTAGTAGGGGGATAATGTGCAAAACCAACTTATCCAATCCTCTCTTGAGATTTATCCTGTTACTAAAATGTAAACCTATTTTACTTTTACTCTTAGTGAATTAAATTAATAAcgtactaaataaataaaaaaatttacagtCCTTTCACTTTTAGTTATAAAGGATATTATTGAATACTTTTTAAATATAAGTGGACGAAATAAATTTGTAGAACTTGGGAGGGAAGGAGTGGTGTCCCCTCGTTATCCTCCTTGAAAAGAACTTCCAAGTAACCTTTATTTTTTCCATAATTTCTTACTAGAGAAGAAATTATCTAGGGGAATTACAATCAAAGATTGGCAACGACCTAGCCCTGAAAAACAAATAACTTTAAGCACTGCATTATAATTTATAACATATGATTTTCAAGAAACCAGCACCGTAGTTATAATGTTTGAACACAAAAATTGCACTGATAGTTTGTGCAGCGTGTGGGCAGTAAAAGAATTTCAGCTTATTTTCATGGGGAAGTACAGTTTTTGGTGAAGCTGCTTGCAAAAGTTGATGGGGTCTGTATCACTAAAGCTCTGGATAAccaaaatttagccaaaattacAATCAAAAAACAGGTAAGGCCACCTTGTAGATCACTTTGTTGATGTCTCTTTGTTTATTTGACTGATTCCACATTGTGAATCAGTTTTATTGTATTGATTGTAACGTACATTTTAACGCTTGGGAATAAATTTTAACTTACCAAAAAAACCTAAACTCTGGATAGCATCAACTATGGTCCAAAACGGGTAAGCGGTGCAATGGaagttttattttatcttttttttttcacttcaagCTAGTATGGGTGCGCATGAAATTGGTTAACCGAATTTCTGGtcaaaatatatttaatttagTTAATCGATTTTAGTGAAATTGATTTCAGTTAAAATTGATTTTCTAGAAGTGCGTGGTAAATACCTCTAGAACCCAAAACCGTAGAGGAAAGTAAATGAAGTACTCTGGATACAAAGTATGAAAAGGTGTCTATaactctcccccccccccctccccatGCTCAATATTAGTTTTAACCAAaaccaatttctttttttttttccattttgcatATGTGATACATGTGTattattattcttatttttttatgCCTTGAGATTTATGTTCCTATGTTAGTCTTTAGAACTTATTATAGATATATAAATACATAGAAAATTTGGTTGTTAATTATTGACTATCTCATAAATTGTGAATAATCAATATTAATGCCCttctaataattaaaaaaaaaaaagaccatcGTGTTGGGGAAACTCTGTAGTTTTGGCTCTTTTTCATTGCTTCAATAAATAAAACACAactctttcattaaaaaaaaaaaatagaacatcaTGTAGCTCATTGTaatgcatacatacatacatatatataaataaatacacacacacacatgtatgtatgtatggaAGTATGTTAAGTAATATTAATGCCTAATATTTAATTACTTATTACATAATAAGTTTGTATACTTAATTCATGCAATATACAATTCATATGGATACATGATAATTATTTAGAGTATATGAACCATTACTCTATGTTTCATATAAAGTAACTTAATAAATCACAAGATATACTCTTTAGATATTAAGtatgattttttgagttttataCCAATacgaaaaagaacaaaaatggcTAACCATTCAAGAAACCAATTTTAATTCAATTCAAGTTCAATTTGGTAAAAATGAACTCAATTTTAATATCGGGTTGAAGTCTAGAAGGGTAAAATCAATTTTGATCGATTTCAATTAACCAATTAATCGATCGAATCTCACCCCTAGTTCAAGAGGAGACATCAAGCCTTACAAGGGAGAAAGAAGGATAAAGGGCTGTTTAATAGTTGAACTAGATGTTTCATAGTCATCTAACTAATTTTTCCATCAATGGAGCTGTGACTACCATTTCTATTAGTTAAGCTAGTCTTGGATACAATGGAGTGGAAGTTTGCAGTCTATACAAGTACATCTTCCATATGGAAAAATCGATTtagtttcaaagtactaatTCTTGGAAATGAGATTTTGATCACTCCGAAGGTTCTGAAGCATCAAGTAGCTAAAACATGTTAAATTGGAGCTACGtctaaaagagagagagagagaaatatgATTGAAGCTAATACGTCTAAATGAAAAGATCTGTTTTGAAAAAATGTTTAACATGTTTTTCAAGCATTTTATTATCATACATCGcattcattttttaaatgaagTGTTATGTTATTATAGCACAGTTTTATTGTGCTTTTCCCAGAAAATGTCAATGATGAAATCTTTCTTGGATGAACATgtgaatttcaaaaattaaatgcaAGTATGAAACCAATACTTAACCAGTTAAccttaaaacaacaaaagtctcATATTCCTCAAAAATTAAATGCAAGTATGAAACCAATACTTAACCAGTTAAccttaaaacaacaaaagtctcATATTCCTCAACTTGATCTGTAAATCTGCACAAACACAAATACCAGAGCTGCAGACTTGTAAACTGTGGATGATGGAATCCCATATTTTCCTTTCTCAAATAACCCTTTCAAGAATGCCCAGAAACATAAGACCACCCATATGCTACATGCCAATTCTCCTATTCCCCACGCTATTTGACCTCCACTCCTTTGTATGAAACTCCAGAATCCAATACCCAAAGCAATCAAATTTACCATCAAAATGATTGTGCCAGGCACAAAAACTGGTGAATTATCAAATGTGAACCTTCCTGGTTTCTTATCACTATCTTCAATGCTTGAACTTTGTTCCTTCTTTGTAACTTCAAATACTGTCTCAGACAACCTCAGGATCTTGAATATGACACTAAGGAATCCACATAACCATGCAGTCATGGCAATTATTCTAGCCATTCTATGGTTATTCCACCATGATTTTATTGATTGATTTGTTTGAATGTATTCTGATACACAATACGTGTTAAAGATCACAAAAATGGAAATTGGTATTAGTATAGCTGGTTCGTTCACCTGCATGTTCAAAAAATTAATATGTTATTAATCAAGAATTTGAGTCCcataaaaaattacaaataggCCTAACAATTGCAGAGCATCTATTTTTAGTCCCTCATATGAAAGTGATGCATTAAGATCCCTACACATTGAAAGCTTAAAAATTTGTCCCGGATCACTTTTCAACCATATTTGTCTATAAAAGTGTCACGTTCATACCACATGCTAATGAATTGATGAGTAAAAATGGAAGTAGACAacttttatcaagaaaaatgctACTTCATACCATATTCTCATTTCACATAGCTCTTTCTATCATATATATTAGTTAGGAATCAAATACAACTAAATAGTTGAAAGGCTTAagtataaaagaaatgaaagactTGAGGGGCTTTATTTCCACATTTCAAAATCAGAGTTAAGAAATCCATGGTTTATTATCCCTTTCCCTCCGTCCTTTCGAGTATATCTCGttaaaaacttaaaaagaaaTGTGTTTATGTTGGCTATAAAAAGTTACAATTTGCTAATAAGTATACGTACATAGATAATGGATATTGAACTCTTCATCCACCCTTGTGCATATCTCGGGAAAACAAAGACaaatgtgtgtatatatatatatatataaaggattaatcttatatcactatcagtgtatatattatcaccATTAAATATATGATAcatgtgcaaaatttgaatttgaaattcaaaatttacttATATATCATCCATTTaatcgtgatagtgtatacactgccAAAGGATGACAACAAAAAGGATATTTCGGTTCACAAAAGTTGAACCTTACAAGGGAGAACGGCAAAAagcaataaatagaaaaaatattttgcaaAACAAACATGGGTTGCCTTTACCTTCGGTAGGAAATTTGTGTTGGTCAAAATGCAATATGCAGGTAGAGCAGCATAACATATTTCGAAGATCGACCTTGGGCCCCAAAGAAGGAAATAGAGATAGACCAAGCATTGCCTGAACTCCAACCTTCTGAACAAAGTTCCCAAGAATGGGCTTTTAGGAGTGAATAGTATTTCAAGAAGTCCAGTGGACGATCTCTTTTGATGGATCAGTGTATTAGGCCCACATGATGGAGAAGTCCCAAGAAAGCCTTTTGGGTTGGTCCTCAACCACATTGTTCTCCAACCTCTCCAATGGATATTAAGCCCAGTAAGTACATCTTCTGTTATAGATCCATATATCCAACCAAtctgaaaatataaaaaagaggACAATGGTTCATCCATTTGGGATTTGTGTATTAAATTTGACTgtaatttattataaaatttgaagaaaaattttgtgtatttagggtttggaaaaattaaaaaaaaaattcttttttttctcgTTCTTTCCTctttgaagaaaattttgaagaaaaattttgtgtattttctTCTCCCTCTCCACACCAGATCTGCTCTTCTTTCCCTCTTATCCTTATTGTCACCACCGCCGGTTGCCACCTTTCTCCGTCTCTCTTCCCctccctctctttttctctcatcTCTTCTTCTCCATTCTCCTTCTTTCCACCTTCCCTTGCCACCACTTCTCCCGCCCTCTTTCTCACCCTAACACGAGGGTAGGGGAGGAGGAGGGCAAGGAAGTTGGGTGAAGAGAGGAGAAAAAAGGAACGACAGGGGAAGAAGGGAATGAGGAAGAGAGGGGAGAGGAGAGAATGAGGAGAAAGGGAGGGAGGAGAAAGGAGAGGGTAGGAGAGAAAAAAATTGGAGAGGGACGAGGTGGCGGTGGCAGAGGTGCTGGCTAGCGGAAGTGCCAATGGAGAGTGGTGGGCTTAGGGGAGGGGGGGAAGgaggaaggagaagaaatgaaaaaaaaaaaaagaagaaaaattataaGTGTTTTGAGATATTCTGAATGcgtattaaaaaaatttggggTGTTTTAAGAGGTTCTTATAGACAAAGTTATTATCTATTAAAACCAGCCCAAAATGCCAAGGTCCCAAGCAGACCCAAGCTCACCAAAGTCACAAATAACAATAAGGTTCTTCCATCTAGCGCTAGATA of Coffea arabica cultivar ET-39 chromosome 5c, Coffea Arabica ET-39 HiFi, whole genome shotgun sequence contains these proteins:
- the LOC140007307 gene encoding uncharacterized protein, which gives rise to MKCHGTDSWYWRSLLRARELLEEGVRKRVGNGKSIDIWEDRWLPDTEGGGVKTPRTEGVAVQRVSDLINDGKWDRELIAQVFDENERKEILRIPLSEMFSSELELPLGVELKIEAEAFHLEMPTRYPASECNYKSKAIWEVAPVSWEGLETYRDKFWHWWEELRDAVHGEKGQERIAVIVNLLWQIWKSRNVRQFKAKARDLMGVVQKAIGEWRDYQEVQVEKGDPIRARGVGKEKLSAWQEPSEAWVKINSDAAVQQNKEKAGWGLVARTWRKEVVGDWAVLGTNYSTPKMDEALALRAAMMMAKQQGWRRVEFESDCKHVIDTVNSGEDDVDIATVLSDIKRLKLNFYECCFSFTRRISNSVSHHIAKFAINLKETAK